A stretch of Plesiomonas shigelloides DNA encodes these proteins:
- a CDS encoding dihydrolipoyl dehydrogenase, which produces MKQLQVDVAVIGGGTAGLGAYRAAKAHTASVVMIEGGPYGTTCARVGCMPSKLLIAAAEAVHQIEKAPGFGIHPNGKPQINGVEVMDRVKRERDRFVGFVLEGVDSIPAEDKIAGYARFIDAHTLQVDDHTQIQAKRIVIATGSRPSWPAAWNSLGDRLIINDDVFNWDTLPRSVAVFGPGVIGLELGQALHRLGVNVVMFGMGGLVGPLTDSAIRDYAERALNQEFYLDADAKVERMEREGEQVFIRYQDKQGQMQEILVDYVLAATGRRPNVDNLGLENTALELDSRGVPQADRYTMQTSVPHIFIAGDASNQLPLLHEASDQAKIAGDNAGRFPDLRAGLRRSAISVVFSDPQIAMVGSTHRELTARYGSCGCFATGEVSFENQGRSRVMLRNKGMLHVYGEQGTGRFLGAEMMGPDAEHIAHLLAWAHQQQMTVSQMLDMPFYHPVIEEGLRTALRDLQAKLKLGPEMVAHCQTCPGE; this is translated from the coding sequence TTGGCGGCGGTACCGCCGGTTTAGGCGCCTATCGCGCCGCTAAAGCGCATACCGCAAGCGTAGTGATGATTGAAGGCGGCCCATACGGCACTACCTGTGCACGCGTTGGCTGCATGCCATCCAAATTGCTGATTGCCGCAGCAGAAGCGGTGCACCAAATTGAAAAAGCGCCGGGCTTTGGTATTCACCCTAACGGCAAGCCGCAGATTAATGGCGTGGAAGTGATGGATCGCGTTAAGCGCGAGCGTGACCGCTTCGTCGGTTTCGTGCTGGAAGGCGTTGACAGTATTCCAGCCGAAGACAAAATTGCTGGCTATGCACGCTTTATCGATGCGCACACGTTGCAAGTCGATGACCACACCCAGATTCAGGCTAAGCGGATTGTAATTGCGACCGGTTCACGTCCAAGCTGGCCGGCGGCGTGGAATAGCTTAGGCGATCGCCTGATCATCAACGATGACGTGTTCAACTGGGATACCCTGCCACGTTCAGTAGCCGTGTTTGGTCCGGGCGTGATTGGGCTGGAGCTCGGTCAGGCGCTGCACCGTCTGGGCGTAAACGTGGTGATGTTTGGCATGGGCGGTCTGGTGGGCCCACTGACTGACAGCGCGATCCGCGATTATGCTGAGCGTGCGCTGAATCAAGAGTTCTATCTGGACGCCGACGCCAAGGTCGAGCGTATGGAGCGTGAAGGCGAGCAAGTGTTTATCCGCTATCAGGATAAGCAAGGCCAGATGCAGGAAATCCTAGTCGATTACGTGCTGGCCGCCACCGGTCGTCGTCCTAATGTGGATAATCTGGGACTGGAAAATACCGCGCTGGAATTAGATAGCCGCGGCGTGCCACAGGCCGATCGCTACACCATGCAAACCAGCGTCCCGCACATCTTTATTGCCGGCGATGCCAGCAACCAGCTACCGCTGCTGCATGAAGCGTCCGATCAGGCAAAGATTGCCGGTGACAACGCTGGACGCTTCCCGGATCTGCGCGCTGGCCTGCGCCGTAGTGCTATCTCGGTGGTGTTCTCCGATCCGCAAATTGCGATGGTCGGTAGTACCCACCGTGAACTGACCGCCCGTTACGGGAGCTGCGGCTGCTTTGCCACCGGTGAAGTGTCCTTTGAAAATCAGGGCCGCTCACGGGTGATGCTGCGTAATAAAGGGATGCTGCACGTCTATGGCGAACAAGGCACCGGCCGCTTTCTCGGCGCCGAGATGATGGGTCCTGATGCCGAGCATATCGCGCACCTGCTGGCGTGGGCACATCAACAGCAGATGACCGTAAGCCAAATGCTGGATATGCCGTTCTACCATCCGGTGATTGAAGAAGGGCTGCGTACCGCTCTGCGTGATCTGCAAGCTAAACTGAAACTGGGCCCAGAGATGGTGGCGCACTGCCAGACTTGCCCTGGCGAGTAA